From the Armatimonadota bacterium genome, the window AGCTGTTCGTCGCCCCCTTTGATCAGGCGATTGAATGGCGTGAGGAGGGCGTGAGCGGAGCTAACCGCTTCCTGCACCGCGTGTGGCGACTGGTGCTGGAAACCATCCCGCACTATCATCGCGACTGGAAAGAGAAGCTGCAGGGAGCAGAACTGACCGCCGATGAGCGCAAACTGCGCCGCAAGACACACCAGACTATCAGGAAGGTGGGCGAGGACATCGAGGACTTCCGCTTCAACACCGCCGTCGCGGCGATTATGGAATGGGTGAACCTGATGTACGACCTGAAGGACGCACTCATCGCGTCGCCCGCTTTCAGCGAGGCGATACATTCGCTGATACTGGTGCTGGCGCCGTTCACCCCGCATATCGCCGACGAGCTGTGGGAGAGGCTGGGCTACGAAGGCTTCACCTACAACCAGCCCTATCCTGAGTACGACGAAGCAGTCGCCGCGGCGGAGGAGCTGAACATCGTCGTGCAGGTGAACGGCAAACTGCGCGACGTGCTGGTGGTTCCGGTAGACACCCCTCAGGAGGAGCTGGAGCGACTGGCGCTGGCAAGCCCCAAAGTGCAACAGTTCACCAATGGCAAGAAGGTGAAGAAGGTCATCATCGTGCCGAACAAGCTGGTGAACGTGGTGGTGGGATAAGGGCGGTGGGAGCACACGGCAGTAGAGCGACTGCCCGGGAAGGAGATGAGGCGGATTCGGGCGGTCAGGCGAGGGCAGGGAACGTCAAGAAGTATCCCGGAGATTCTTCGCTGCGCTCAGGATAGTCCGTCAAACTTCCATATTGTAAACACAGTATTTCTGCGCGTGTCCCATGTGTACTCGCGAGCCGCGAAGCCATCTCCTGCGAGGAGAGGGGCGATCGCGGTCTCCTTTCCCTCGCAGGGAAGGGGGGCAGGGGGTTAGGTTCAAACACCAACAGCTCGGCAGCAGCCTGATCCTCCACAGGGTGAGGGGTCACACTTTCACGTACCGCCGTATGTAGTTCCTATGCCGATACTCCGCCACCAGCTTGGGGTCTATCGGGTAGTTGCCGTATTTTCTCGCCGCTTCCACCATCGCCAAATAGTTTTCAGGCTTAACGGCGGGGTGGATAGAATTGCTCGACGCCAGGATGTGCCCCCCACCCGGTGAGGCTTTAGCGATGGTCTCCTTCACTGCCTCCTCTACCTCCTCGCGTGCGCCCCGCGTCAGCACCACCGAACAGTCCACGTTGCCTATCACCGCGATGTGGTCGCCATAGCGCGCCTTTACCTCGCCGATGTCCATGCCCGCCAGCGGTTCGATGGGGTCAATGGCATCGATGCCCGCCTCCACCAGCATATCCATAATCGCCCAGATATTGCCGTCAGTATGCTTGATGTAAGGCACGCCCATCTCGTGCGCGGCGTCGATACTGCGCTTCAGGTAGGGCAGGATGAACTCGCGGAAGTGCGCCGGGCTCATAATCAAGCCATGTGCGGTAGCGTAGTCATCACCCGATACCACAGCATCTGCCCCTTCGCGAATAGCGTGGCGCATCAGGCGGATCTTGTAATCGGTCACCATCTCTGCCAGCGTATGCGCCAGCTCGGGGTCATCTAGATAGTCCACCAGCAGGTTTTCCATGCCTCCACGCAGGTAGTGTGGAAATTCGAAGCCATCGTGTGTCAGGAAGACAATCGCTTTGCGCCCCTTGAACCGTTTGACCGCCTCGCGCAGGGATCTCAGTCGGTGAGGGGCATCGGGGTCGGGCGGCGTATAATGTTTCAGGTCTTCGCGTGAACGAATGGGACCTTCAATCGGGTAGGGAATCCCGAACTCGGTGACTCCCCAGATGATGCCCCATTCGTCGCGCACAATTTGCTGTGTGCCTTCCACCAAGGTACGTCCTCGCCAGACAACCCCCGATTGCTGGGCGGAACCGAGCAACTGCATCTGCATGTCCTCGAAGATGGTGATGCCGTCCAGGTGGTCCATCTCGGCGAGTTCTTCCAGCGAACTGGCGCCCACCGCGGAAAGGGTCGGCTCGTTGACGATCAGTTCCCACAGGGGAACCTTGTCGGGTTCCCCATGGCGCAACAGAGCGGTCATGAAACGTTCGTAACCGGTCATTGTACTCTCCTCAGCCGTTCCTCGTGAATCAGGTCCTCCAGCGGGCGGCGCGGGCGAGATGCGGGATGTTCCGCAGGATAGGCGATAGGCAGTATCGCCGCCGGCTGTAACGGTGGCTCCGCACCGATAATCCTCGCGACCGCTTCGTCGTCGAATGCGCCTATCCAGCAGCTGCTCAACCCCAGCGCAGTAGCCGCAAGATGGGCAATCGTGCAGGCGATGGTGGCGTCCTGCATACAGTAGAGATGCTCTCCCCGCCTGCCGTAGGTGCTACTGTTGCGCAACGGATTGGCCACAAACACCAGCACCACCGGTGCATCTTCGATGAAAGTCTGGTCGTGCGAGGCACGGGCGAGCTGGCGGATGTGCTCGCGGTCGCGCACCAGCACCACCTCGTACGCCTGCAGATTGCCCGCCGAGGGCGCGCTATTGATTGCCTCCAGTATCTGTTTTAGCTTCTCTTCCTCAATCGGTTTACGCTCGTAGGCGCGTACAGAACGCCGTCGCTTCAAAACCTCAAAGAACTCCATGCCGATTCCTCCCTCCCTACACGTATCGTCCATGCTCTTTGCCTGTCTCGTACATCGTCCACAAGTTTTCCAGCGGTGTGCTTGGGGCGAGGTTGTTGCCCTCGCGCAGGATGAACTTGCCTCCCTCCATCACACCGCTTCGCAGGATGCGAACGGTTTCTTCGCGCACCTGTTCCGGTGTACCATGATGAAGCAAAGGAACCGATGGACCGCCTAGCAGCTCTACCTCGGGTCCCAAATCCCGCCGTGCCTTGCCAAGGTCTATAGGAAAGCCGGTGTCGATACTGCGTACGTTCAGCCTGTCGCGCAGGAATACCAGATGCCTCTGCACGTCACCGCAGAGATGGATGCCTATCGGCTGAGAGGGGTCTTCCATCAATTCCTCCTTCAATCGTTGATGGAAGGGGAAGACCATCTGCTCGTACATGCGAGTACTCAACAGTTCGATACTGTCATCGGCGAAGCCCCAGCCGTTGGGCGTTTTTTCGGGCTGCCCCAAATGACGGCGGTATGCCTTAATGCGCGTGATGATGGCGGTGGTGACGAAATCCAGTAACTGCAGGGCGTAATCGGGATCCTCAATCAAGTCCGCGGCAAACTGTGATGCCCCGCGCAGGTTGCAGCATATCGTCATCGGACCATCCGTGCCCAGGCCAGTTGGGCTGACCGAGGCGATGGGCTTACCGTACATCGTCCAGCCTTCGTCTTGCTTGCGCTTCATGTACTCATAAAACTCCCAATTGCGCGCCATCAGCCCGCCGGTGAACGGGTCGGGAATACCTTTGTCGAACAGCAGGTTCTTTCTGTCGCCGGTCAGAAGGGGTTTGACATCCGGTACCTGGTCGGAGGAATAGAAAATCTCGCATCCCAACCATGCGGATTCGTAGACGTTTTGAAAATCCACGTAAACACTCCAACCTTTCTCCGGGATGCCCATCTCGCTATCTTGAGGGATGTGGTGGCGCACCCAGTGGATGTGTTGTATCTGGTACTCCAGCATCACCTGCGGGTCGTTGAAGTACTGCTCAAAGGTGATGTTTCGTGGATTCGCCTCAGGTATGCCCATAGTAAAACGCACGTTCAACCCCCAGATAATGGGAACACGAATCGGTTTTCCTGCTCGATACGCTTCCCAAACCTGCTGCACTTCGGCATTGTGCACTTCGAAATCGATATATCTGGACACAGCAACTACCTCCGCCAGCCAGCTTGAGGAACATTTCACAAAGTAGTAGTTAGATACTCTGCAGCCATTCGCCTGCATACCTTTTGGGAAAAGGTCAGGATAAGCAGCATGTCGTAAGTGAAATGCGGGTTTTTCATCCTCTCCCGTAACCTTCGGCGCGGGTATTGCGTCTTATCTGTGCATAACATCCGCACAGCGCGGGAAGCGGGAGAGTATCGTTGGCAGGTCCAGGAGCGATAGCGTTGCCGCACTCATCCGGTACGGTGAACTCAGCCGATGCCGACCGTCAGGCGATAGAACGATTTCTGGCGGGCGATGCCAGTGCGTTCGAGGAACTGTACCATCGGTACCAGCCTTATGTGTACAACGTGGTGAACGGCATCGTGCAAAACGCCGACGATGCGCGGGATGTCACGCAGGACGTGTTTCTGCACGTGTATGAATCGCTGTCGCGTTTTCGTGGTGGCTCCGCGTTTTCTACGTGGCTCTATCGGGTGGCGGTAAACGCTGCCATCACCCACGTACGCAAGGAGAGACGCCACCCGCAGATATCGCTGGACGCGCTGCGCGAGTTTCGTGCTGACATCGACGCCGAGCCAGAGCAGCAGGCGACCCGCGCAGAAACACAGCAGGCAGTACAGCAAATGCTCGCCCAGCTCCCCGAACAGCAACGAGCAGTGCTGGTACTGCGCTATTTTCAAGAGCTGTCGTTGGAGGAGATAGCAGAGGTAATGAACTGTTCGGTGGCAGCCGTCAAGGTACGTTTGCACCGCGCCCGTAACAGTTTCCGTCGTCTGTTCGAAAAGCGACACTCGCAAGAGGATGATGAGAACCGATGAGATGCACACTGGTTCGCTGGTGGATGGAAGAATATATCGACGGCGCGTTGGACGGTAAGCGTGTGCAGTGGATTCAGGCACACTTGCAGCAGTGTCGCGCGTGCGCGCAGGAGCTGGCATGGCGCCGCTCTCTGCATGAGGCGTTGAAACCGGAACCGCTTACTGCACCACCCCCGCAGGAGATGTGGCAGGACTTTCAGCGCAGGCTCACACAGCGTCGCCGATCCGTACGACCGCTCCCATCCTCGTGGTGGCGATGGGGCACAGCGACAGCAGCTGTAGCGTGCGCGCTGGTATTGGGTATAGCGTGGTGGAGCGGACGCGCTCCGGTTTTGGAGACAGCAGCGCCGCCGGAACCGTCGAACGGGAGGAACTTCGCTTTCGGTGAGCGACAGCACAACTCGCCTGCAGTAAGCGGGGCGGAGTCTATCGCTTCGTCTCCATCACCAGCGCGCTCGCCTGCTGTTCAACCGATACGCACAGCGAAAACGCCTTCGGTGAAACAGCCTGAGCCGTCGCCCCCGCTGGTGCGATTCACCACGCAACCCACAACGCAGCCAGCTGACGCAGCTCAACCGCCTGCGCCGCAGGTGTTCGCCAGCGTAGCATACGCGGAGGTGCGCAACGAGCAGGGCGAGCTGGTGAGCAGGGTGCTTTTGCAAACGACATACGATGAAAACGGTCAACCCAGAGCGGTGCAGATAGAGTGTGATACCCCTGCCGCAGTGGAGGTAGAGAGCAATGATGAACCGGTGGATAGTTTTGATAATCACGGTGATAATAGCAGCTCCGCTGGCAGCCCAGACCCGACAGCCGGTACCCGTCCGGGCTTACCAGATTGAAGCGGTCAATCGCGACGTGCGCGAGGTACTGGACGACCTGTTCCAGAAAGCAGGCAAGCAGTACGTCATAGAGCCGGGTGTGCAGGGCACCGTCTCTCTGCGTATCGCTACCAATTCGTTTGAAGAGGCACTGAACCGCGTGCTGCAAAGTGCAGGGTTGGTTTGCCAGGTGGAGCGGTCACAAGCCCCTCAGGGACGCCTTGTGGAAACTTATGTTGTCAGAGCGCGCCCGGTGGCGATTCCGCTGGCAACGCAGACTCCGGTAGAGGTTCTGTCACGGCCGGTGAATATGGTGGCGAGCACCAGACTGCGCAACGTGTTAGCCATGCTCTCTCAGCAAACGGGAGTGCCCATCGTGGCGGCGCGCGAGGTTCCCGATTTAGAGGTAACACGACTGGTGTTGAACAACGTGACGCTGGGCTATGCGCTCAACGTAATTGCACAAGCCACCCAGACGCAGTACCAGTTCCAGCCAGATGGTTCCATCCTGCTGGTACCTGCGCCGCAGATACAGGTAAAAGGCGCGCCCGGCGCAACGGGAACACGACAGTTTGTAGACCCCATGATACAACGTGCTTTTCCCCTTGCCAGCCAGATACAGCCTGACCCCTCTGCGTCCATTACCACAAAGCGCATGGGGAAGCCGACGGTAGCACCGGTGTTGAAGTGTGTTTGCGGTGCGGAACTGCAGCCGCACTGGAACTACTGCCCGATGTGTGGTAGGAAGATTCCCAAGCCGCAGCCTGCACCGCCGAAGCGGTAAGTGGTGGCAGAGCATTAGAATAGACCTCTCCCCCATCCCCTCTCCCACAGGGAGAGGGGTGTGTCTCCCCCTTCCCTCTCAGGGAAGGGGGATGGGGGGTTAGGTTGAACTCACCTTTCTCACCTCTCCCCCGTCCCCTCTCCCACAGGGAGAGGGGTGTGTCTCCCCCTTCCCTCACAGGGAAGAGGGACGGGGGGTTAGGTTGAACTCACCTTTCTCACCTCTCCCCCTTCCCTCTCAGGGAAGGGGGATGGGGGGTTAGGTTACCACTACCTCCCCACAGGCTTTTCGGGCACCACCTGCCGCTCCGGCTCAGGATGATAATGTATCCCCAGTTCCTTCGGCTGACCATACAGCTCGGGGTTCAGATACTTGCCGCGATACTCTGCGGGCTTGGG encodes:
- a CDS encoding uroporphyrinogen III decarboxylase, encoding MTGYERFMTALLRHGEPDKVPLWELIVNEPTLSAVGASSLEELAEMDHLDGITIFEDMQMQLLGSAQQSGVVWRGRTLVEGTQQIVRDEWGIIWGVTEFGIPYPIEGPIRSREDLKHYTPPDPDAPHRLRSLREAVKRFKGRKAIVFLTHDGFEFPHYLRGGMENLLVDYLDDPELAHTLAEMVTDYKIRLMRHAIREGADAVVSGDDYATAHGLIMSPAHFREFILPYLKRSIDAAHEMGVPYIKHTDGNIWAIMDMLVEAGIDAIDPIEPLAGMDIGEVKARYGDHIAVIGNVDCSVVLTRGAREEVEEAVKETIAKASPGGGHILASSNSIHPAVKPENYLAMVEAARKYGNYPIDPKLVAEYRHRNYIRRYVKV
- a CDS encoding NADH dehydrogenase, which codes for MEFFEVLKRRRSVRAYERKPIEEEKLKQILEAINSAPSAGNLQAYEVVLVRDREHIRQLARASHDQTFIEDAPVVLVFVANPLRNSSTYGRRGEHLYCMQDATIACTIAHLAATALGLSSCWIGAFDDEAVARIIGAEPPLQPAAILPIAYPAEHPASRPRRPLEDLIHEERLRRVQ
- the algU gene encoding RNA polymerase sigma-H factor, with product MPHSSGTVNSADADRQAIERFLAGDASAFEELYHRYQPYVYNVVNGIVQNADDARDVTQDVFLHVYESLSRFRGGSAFSTWLYRVAVNAAITHVRKERRHPQISLDALREFRADIDAEPEQQATRAETQQAVQQMLAQLPEQQRAVLVLRYFQELSLEEIAEVMNCSVAAVKVRLHRARNSFRRLFEKRHSQEDDENR